Proteins from a genomic interval of Paenibacillus sp. FSL H8-0048:
- a CDS encoding branched-chain amino acid ABC transporter permease has protein sequence MEYFIQQLINGISVGSIYALIALGYTMVYGIIKLINFAHGDVFMVGSFIGLYSAKYLANAGLPPIVVLLLSLIISMTISALLGISIERLAYKPLRKSTRIAALITAIGVSFLLEYTGVLILGPQAKGFPDIMDKKQYHLFGSSIQVESNQIMILLTTIILMLVLQYIVRYTKTGKAMRAVSFDVEAARLMGINVDRTISATFAIGSALAAAAGVIFGMTYNSVDPLMGVMPGLKAFVAAVLGGIGSIPGALVGGLLLGTVETEISSLGFSSWRDGVAFAVLILILIFKPSGLFGKNVREKV, from the coding sequence ATGGAGTATTTCATTCAGCAACTAATAAACGGGATATCCGTAGGCAGCATTTACGCTCTGATCGCCCTTGGTTACACAATGGTGTACGGTATCATCAAGCTGATTAATTTTGCGCACGGCGATGTATTTATGGTAGGGTCGTTCATCGGTCTGTACAGTGCCAAATACCTGGCGAATGCCGGATTGCCGCCGATCGTTGTACTGCTCTTGTCGCTGATCATCTCGATGACCATAAGTGCATTGCTCGGTATCAGCATTGAACGTCTGGCGTATAAGCCGCTTCGTAAGTCCACTCGAATTGCAGCGCTGATTACAGCGATCGGCGTATCCTTCCTGCTAGAATATACCGGAGTCTTGATTCTCGGGCCTCAGGCCAAGGGCTTCCCGGATATTATGGATAAGAAGCAGTATCATCTCTTCGGGTCCTCCATCCAGGTCGAATCGAACCAGATCATGATTCTGCTAACAACGATTATTCTTATGCTTGTACTGCAATATATCGTTCGTTACACCAAGACGGGAAAAGCCATGCGGGCCGTATCCTTTGATGTAGAAGCGGCGCGGTTGATGGGTATCAACGTAGACCGCACTATTTCAGCCACCTTCGCGATCGGTTCAGCGCTTGCCGCTGCCGCGGGCGTGATTTTCGGAATGACATACAATTCGGTTGATCCTCTCATGGGCGTTATGCCCGGGCTTAAGGCTTTTGTCGCGGCAGTGCTTGGAGGCATTGGAAGTATTCCGGGTGCGCTTGTCGGCGGATTGCTGCTGGGAACGGTGGAGACAGAGATTTCTTCGCTCGGGTTCTCCTCGTGGCGTGACGGTGTAGCCTTTGCGGTACTGATTCTAATCCTTATCTTCAAACCATCCGGACTGTTCGGCAAGAATGTCCGGGAGAAAGTGTAG
- a CDS encoding ABC transporter ATP-binding protein, with protein sequence MTQSRAAVLLDVKAASRAFGGLKAVSEVSLHIDKGELIGLIGPNGAGKTTLFNLLTGVYPPSSGSILLNNESIGGMKPYKINHKGAARTFQNIRLFTAMTVLENVKIAFHQHAKHSLFSSMLRLPKHFQGEEEITRKAMDILSIFNLADQSEEVASNLSYGNQRRLEIARALAAGPKLLLLDEPAAGMNPNETRDLMNLIAWIREEFDLTILLIEHDMSLVMGVCSRIYVLDRGILIADGTPAEIRNNPKVIEAYLGQEA encoded by the coding sequence ATGACGCAATCAAGAGCAGCGGTACTCCTTGATGTGAAAGCGGCCAGCCGGGCTTTTGGCGGACTGAAGGCAGTCAGCGAGGTATCTCTTCATATTGATAAAGGCGAGCTGATCGGCCTGATCGGACCCAACGGTGCCGGTAAAACCACATTGTTCAACCTGTTGACTGGAGTGTACCCGCCATCGTCGGGCAGCATTCTTTTGAATAATGAGTCTATCGGCGGGATGAAGCCCTACAAGATCAATCATAAAGGCGCTGCGCGTACGTTCCAGAACATCCGTCTATTTACGGCTATGACGGTGCTGGAGAACGTTAAGATTGCCTTCCATCAGCATGCAAAGCACTCGTTGTTCTCTTCGATGCTACGTCTGCCGAAGCATTTTCAGGGGGAAGAGGAGATTACCCGGAAGGCGATGGATATTCTCTCCATCTTCAATCTGGCTGATCAGAGTGAAGAGGTAGCGAGCAACCTGAGCTATGGAAATCAGCGGCGTCTGGAGATTGCCCGGGCGCTTGCGGCCGGACCCAAGCTGCTGCTGCTCGATGAGCCGGCCGCCGGGATGAACCCGAATGAGACGCGTGACCTGATGAACCTGATCGCATGGATTCGGGAGGAGTTCGACCTGACGATTCTGCTGATTGAGCATGATATGTCACTGGTAATGGGAGTCTGCAGCCGCATCTACGTGCTGGACCGCGGAATCCTGATCGCTGATGGCACGCCGGCGGAGATCCGCAACAATCCGAAGGTCATCGAAGCGTATTTGGGACAGGAGGCGTAG
- a CDS encoding helix-turn-helix domain-containing protein → MQSIYERIELLIKRQGITKKSFCAQLGISTGNMGDWKRGKSTPGTHKLIEIAAFFHVSLDWLILGKQPQTIQESGEDYFFGQMRQLNCQTEELLPEEKNFIKEYLAFTKYRKDQDASGEKS, encoded by the coding sequence ATGCAATCCATCTATGAACGTATTGAATTATTGATTAAACGGCAAGGAATTACGAAGAAATCCTTCTGTGCACAGCTCGGAATCAGCACTGGCAATATGGGAGACTGGAAGCGTGGCAAATCTACGCCTGGTACACATAAACTGATCGAGATTGCTGCATTTTTTCATGTGAGCTTGGATTGGCTGATCCTCGGTAAACAGCCCCAAACGATTCAGGAAAGCGGCGAGGATTATTTTTTTGGCCAAATGCGGCAATTGAATTGCCAAACTGAGGAACTGCTGCCGGAGGAAAAGAACTTTATTAAGGAATATCTGGCCTTCACGAAGTACCGTAAGGATCAGGATGCAAGCGGCGAAAAATCTTAA
- a CDS encoding glutathione peroxidase, which produces MNVHDFEANTLRGQEESLSKYKGKVLLVVNTASKCGLTPQYKGLQEVYDKFKDRGFEVLGFPSNQFAGQEPGESEDIAEFCEINYGVSFPMYEKINVKGADAHPLFKYLSKEAPGVLGSKSIKWNFTKFLVDQEGRVLKRFAPQTTPDQIEEDIEKLLR; this is translated from the coding sequence ATGAATGTCCATGATTTTGAAGCCAACACCCTTAGGGGCCAGGAAGAATCACTCTCCAAGTACAAAGGCAAGGTTCTGCTCGTCGTGAATACAGCCAGCAAGTGCGGACTTACCCCGCAATATAAGGGTCTCCAGGAAGTGTACGATAAATTCAAAGACCGCGGTTTTGAGGTTCTGGGCTTCCCCAGCAATCAATTCGCCGGACAGGAGCCGGGTGAGAGCGAGGATATTGCCGAGTTCTGCGAGATCAATTACGGTGTATCCTTCCCCATGTACGAGAAAATCAACGTCAAAGGCGCCGATGCCCATCCCCTGTTCAAGTATCTGTCCAAAGAGGCACCTGGAGTACTCGGCTCGAAGAGCATCAAATGGAATTTCACCAAATTCCTGGTGGACCAGGAAGGCCGCGTGCTGAAGCGGTTCGCCCCGCAGACCACACCGGACCAGATTGAAGAGGATATCGAGAAGCTGCTGCGCTAG
- a CDS encoding type II secretion system F family protein has protein sequence MKRKAPVLPVSTSQGGEQVLLPDYTVYELTSLQRMLVILGTGAVLFGIGYLFYHRLILAALLVPGSAYGPRLLRKYLLQRRRAALNLQFKQMLFSLSSSLSAGRSVENAFREAVQDLRMLDPEGASDMISELNIICARMENGEPIEDALYEFSKRAGMEDVERFADVFMVCKRTGGDLVEIVRRTSSIIGEKLDIQQDIAVSIAQKKFEAKALLVSPLMMVMFMSLSAGDYMQPMYTGAGIAVSTLALIALFLCYLWTNKIMNIPL, from the coding sequence ATTAAGAGGAAAGCGCCCGTGCTGCCGGTTAGCACATCTCAAGGGGGCGAGCAGGTGCTGCTGCCGGATTATACCGTATACGAGCTTACCTCCCTGCAAAGAATGCTGGTTATTCTGGGTACCGGAGCGGTATTGTTCGGTATTGGTTACCTGTTCTATCACCGGCTGATTCTGGCGGCACTGCTTGTCCCCGGAAGCGCATATGGGCCGCGGCTGCTGCGTAAATATCTGCTGCAGCGCCGCAGGGCTGCGCTGAATCTGCAATTCAAGCAGATGCTGTTCTCGCTCTCATCCTCGCTCTCTGCCGGACGTTCGGTGGAGAATGCCTTCCGTGAGGCCGTGCAGGATCTGCGGATGCTTGACCCGGAGGGCGCAAGTGACATGATCTCCGAGCTGAATATTATCTGTGCCCGGATGGAGAACGGGGAGCCGATTGAAGATGCGCTGTATGAATTCAGCAAAAGAGCAGGAATGGAGGATGTGGAGCGCTTCGCAGATGTGTTCATGGTCTGCAAGCGTACGGGCGGTGATCTGGTTGAAATCGTACGCCGTACATCTTCGATCATCGGCGAGAAGCTGGATATCCAGCAAGACATAGCGGTTAGTATAGCCCAGAAGAAATTCGAGGCGAAGGCGCTGCTGGTCTCTCCGCTGATGATGGTGATGTTCATGAGTTTGAGCGCCGGAGACTATATGCAGCCAATGTATACTGGTGCAGGAATAGCGGTGTCTACACTGGCGCTGATTGCACTGTTCCTCTGTTACCTCTGGACTAATAAGATCATGAATATTCCTCTGTGA
- a CDS encoding thiol-disulfide oxidoreductase DCC family protein: MQGKSIVLIDGVCHLCQGIVRFIIPRDPKAHFKFASLQSEAARELLKAGGLPEQQLDTVVLIENGKYYTKSAAVLRIARRLRFPWPAAYVFILIPGPLRNAMYKIVARNRYRWFGRDEQCLLPSPDMKRRFL, from the coding sequence ATGCAAGGTAAATCTATTGTGCTGATCGATGGGGTCTGTCATCTGTGCCAGGGAATTGTCCGGTTCATTATTCCGCGTGATCCCAAGGCGCACTTCAAATTCGCCTCCTTGCAGAGTGAAGCGGCCCGGGAACTGCTTAAGGCAGGCGGGTTGCCCGAACAGCAATTAGACACTGTGGTGCTGATAGAGAACGGCAAGTATTATACGAAATCGGCTGCAGTGCTGCGGATTGCCCGCAGACTCCGGTTCCCGTGGCCTGCTGCCTATGTGTTCATCCTGATTCCGGGACCGCTGCGTAACGCGATGTACAAGATTGTGGCCAGGAACCGCTACCGCTGGTTCGGCCGGGATGAGCAGTGTCTGCTGCCGTCACCGGATATGAAGCGCAGATTTCTGTAG
- the ald gene encoding alanine dehydrogenase, with the protein MIIGVPAEIKNNENRVAITPAGVEALRKAGHEVCIQASAGAGSGMGDKEYSDKGAVILDTAAEVWSKAEMIIKVKEPLPEEYGYFRKGLILFTYLHLAPEAELTRALVESGVTAVGYETIQLEDGSLPLLIPMSEVAGRMAVQIGAGLLEKPHGGKGVLLGGVPGVQPGEVVIIGGGIVGTNAAKIALGMGARVTILDLNAGRLRALDDIFGGRLVTVMSDSYHLEQAVRRADLLIGAVLIPGARAPKLVTEDMVKQMEEGSVIVDVAIDQGGSIETIDRITTHENPTYVKHGVVHYAVANMPGAVARTSTLALTNVTIPYALQIANLGIHAAAVKNAALARGLNVVAGQVTNAAVAGSLGYEYADGIQVLAAGGQK; encoded by the coding sequence ATGATTATTGGCGTACCCGCAGAAATCAAGAATAACGAGAACCGCGTCGCCATCACCCCGGCCGGGGTTGAAGCGCTCCGGAAGGCAGGTCATGAAGTCTGCATCCAAGCTTCAGCCGGAGCAGGCAGCGGCATGGGTGACAAGGAGTATTCAGATAAAGGTGCAGTAATTCTGGATACGGCTGCTGAGGTCTGGAGCAAGGCAGAGATGATCATCAAGGTGAAGGAGCCGCTGCCGGAGGAGTACGGTTATTTCCGCAAAGGGTTGATTCTCTTCACCTATCTGCATCTGGCACCTGAAGCGGAGTTGACCCGGGCACTGGTGGAGAGCGGTGTGACCGCCGTGGGCTATGAGACCATTCAGCTTGAAGACGGCTCGTTGCCGCTGCTGATTCCAATGAGTGAGGTCGCAGGACGGATGGCGGTGCAGATCGGTGCCGGACTGCTGGAGAAGCCGCATGGCGGCAAAGGCGTTCTGCTCGGCGGGGTACCTGGTGTACAGCCGGGTGAGGTCGTTATTATCGGCGGCGGAATCGTCGGTACCAATGCGGCCAAGATAGCACTAGGCATGGGGGCGCGCGTCACCATACTGGATCTGAATGCGGGCCGTCTGCGCGCGTTGGATGATATTTTTGGCGGACGGCTGGTGACCGTGATGTCGGATTCCTATCATCTGGAGCAGGCTGTGCGCCGGGCCGATCTGCTGATCGGAGCGGTGCTGATCCCCGGCGCCCGTGCGCCGAAGCTAGTTACAGAGGATATGGTGAAGCAAATGGAAGAGGGCTCTGTCATCGTGGATGTTGCAATTGACCAGGGCGGGTCGATTGAGACCATCGACCGGATCACCACACATGAGAACCCGACGTATGTGAAGCATGGCGTAGTCCACTACGCCGTAGCCAACATGCCTGGAGCAGTCGCCCGGACCTCGACCCTGGCGCTGACCAACGTAACGATCCCCTATGCGCTGCAGATTGCCAATCTGGGCATCCATGCGGCTGCGGTGAAGAACGCGGCGCTTGCGCGCGGCCTGAATGTGGTAGCCGGACAGGTGACCAATGCTGCGGTGGCCGGGAGTCTGGGGTATGAATATGCGGATGGAATCCAGGTGCTGGCTGCGGGCGGGCAGAAGTGA
- a CDS encoding ABC transporter ATP-binding protein — MLTVQGINVYYGAIHALKDLSITVKQGEIVTLIGANGAGKSTLLKTLSGLLKPKTGSIEFLGKSITNQSVQAIVKEGLIHCPEGRRVFANMSVEENLELGAYLQDGSSLAADFEKVYNTFPRLLERKKQQAGTLSGGEQQMLAMGRAIMGHPKLLLLDEPSMGLAPLLVQDIFKIIKEVNDAGTTVLLVEQNAHQALKIADRAYVLETGRVVLEGDAKELADSDEIKMAYLGH, encoded by the coding sequence ATGCTTACAGTACAAGGGATTAATGTATATTACGGAGCGATTCATGCCTTGAAGGATCTCAGCATCACCGTGAAGCAGGGGGAAATTGTGACGCTAATCGGTGCCAACGGCGCCGGCAAGTCAACGCTGCTGAAGACGCTCTCGGGGCTGCTGAAGCCGAAGACAGGAAGTATTGAATTCCTGGGTAAATCGATAACGAATCAAAGTGTACAGGCGATTGTCAAAGAAGGGCTGATCCATTGTCCCGAAGGACGGCGCGTATTCGCTAATATGTCGGTCGAGGAGAATCTCGAATTGGGGGCTTACCTGCAGGATGGAAGCAGTCTGGCTGCGGACTTCGAGAAGGTATACAACACCTTCCCGCGATTGCTTGAACGCAAGAAGCAGCAGGCCGGAACCTTATCCGGCGGGGAGCAGCAGATGCTGGCGATGGGGCGGGCGATTATGGGCCACCCGAAGCTGCTGCTGCTGGATGAACCGTCGATGGGGCTGGCGCCGCTGCTGGTCCAGGATATTTTCAAGATTATCAAGGAAGTCAACGATGCCGGAACCACTGTCCTGCTGGTTGAGCAGAATGCGCACCAGGCGCTCAAAATCGCTGACCGCGCCTATGTCCTGGAGACAGGCCGGGTAGTGCTTGAAGGGGATGCCAAGGAATTGGCCGACTCCGATGAGATCAAAATGGCTTATCTCGGGCACTAA
- a CDS encoding ABC transporter substrate-binding protein has protein sequence MKKIGAIILSTVLTAVLASGCGNNTANSGNSASGGNTAGGTIKIGADLELTGGQASFGDSASKGAKLAVDEINAKGGILGKQLELVVADNASKSEEATQAAQKLITNDKVVTIIGASTSTNTLGIVPVATEKKIPLVSVGATNPKVTVDERSGNVNEFVFRAAFIDPFQGEVMANFALDSLKAKTAVIYTDTSSDYSKGLQKFFEETFKAKGGEVLSQESYQQKDSDFKAVLTRIKAANPDVIYLPGYYEEVGKIVKQAREMGITVPFLGGDGWDSPQLAEIAGAKALENTFMSNHYSPEDTAPEVTSFVDAYKAANGGAVPDGMAALGYDALKLVADAITRAGEADPAKITEALAATKDLQLATGKITLNDKHDPVKAAVVLKFVDGKQTFETKVNP, from the coding sequence ATGAAGAAAATTGGGGCCATTATCTTGTCGACAGTATTGACTGCGGTATTAGCATCCGGCTGCGGCAACAACACAGCGAACAGCGGTAACTCTGCAAGCGGCGGCAACACTGCCGGGGGCACCATCAAGATCGGGGCTGACCTTGAGCTCACAGGCGGTCAGGCTTCTTTCGGCGACTCCGCATCCAAGGGCGCGAAGCTGGCAGTGGACGAGATCAACGCCAAAGGCGGTATACTCGGCAAGCAGCTGGAGCTGGTAGTTGCAGACAATGCATCGAAGTCTGAAGAAGCTACCCAGGCGGCACAGAAGCTGATCACCAATGACAAGGTCGTGACTATCATCGGCGCATCCACTTCGACCAACACGCTGGGGATCGTTCCGGTAGCTACGGAGAAAAAGATTCCGCTTGTCTCGGTAGGAGCTACCAATCCGAAGGTTACTGTGGATGAGCGCAGCGGCAATGTCAATGAATTCGTGTTCCGCGCGGCGTTCATCGATCCGTTCCAAGGAGAGGTAATGGCTAACTTTGCACTCGATTCCCTGAAGGCTAAGACCGCTGTCATCTATACCGATACTTCGTCTGACTACTCCAAGGGTCTGCAAAAGTTCTTCGAAGAGACCTTCAAGGCCAAAGGCGGCGAAGTGCTGAGCCAGGAGTCGTACCAGCAGAAGGATTCTGACTTTAAGGCAGTTCTGACCCGGATCAAAGCAGCGAACCCGGATGTCATTTACCTGCCTGGTTATTATGAAGAAGTAGGTAAAATTGTGAAGCAGGCCCGTGAAATGGGCATCACCGTTCCGTTCCTGGGCGGAGACGGCTGGGATTCCCCGCAGTTGGCCGAAATCGCTGGTGCCAAAGCGCTGGAGAACACGTTCATGTCCAATCACTACTCGCCTGAAGATACAGCTCCTGAAGTAACCAGCTTCGTGGATGCCTACAAAGCGGCTAACGGCGGAGCAGTACCGGATGGTATGGCGGCCCTGGGCTATGATGCCCTGAAGCTGGTGGCTGATGCGATCACCCGTGCGGGTGAAGCTGATCCGGCCAAGATTACAGAAGCGCTGGCAGCGACTAAGGATCTGCAGCTCGCTACAGGCAAAATCACCCTGAACGACAAACATGACCCGGTCAAAGCCGCAGTTGTGCTGAAATTTGTTGACGGGAAGCAGACCTTTGAGACCAAGGTTAATCCTTAA
- a CDS encoding type II CAAX endopeptidase family protein: MSTIEKEKTVQSARRGLLVFFLILIPLTAISYILALTVTPVYGLLLMWAPGISSILTRILLREGFADISLRFGGQRTLRTTPFILLLPVAVGLVAYGTAWITGLTEYTGHNGNVVGALAGTILIQMSVGTVMGIISSAGEELGWRGYMLTRLTEARVPKPILMSGLIWGIWHIPAILIGSYYSGPSLALSIILFMVTISSFNIIISLLRLSTGSIWPAVLLHASWNAIIQDAFDRYTSGKNAYLWTGESGILVAATLVIAAWFFYRRSAFVKDARL, translated from the coding sequence ATGAGCACCATCGAAAAAGAGAAGACCGTCCAATCTGCCAGAAGAGGGTTGTTGGTATTCTTCCTGATACTCATTCCCCTCACGGCTATCAGTTACATATTGGCTCTTACTGTAACGCCTGTGTATGGCTTGCTGCTCATGTGGGCGCCCGGGATCTCCTCTATACTCACCCGTATCCTGCTTCGTGAGGGCTTCGCTGATATCTCCCTTAGATTCGGGGGACAGCGCACGCTCAGGACGACTCCATTCATCTTGTTGTTGCCGGTGGCGGTTGGCCTGGTGGCCTACGGGACTGCCTGGATCACAGGACTGACAGAGTATACCGGCCACAATGGCAATGTTGTCGGTGCACTAGCCGGGACGATCCTAATTCAGATGTCTGTTGGGACCGTGATGGGAATCATCAGCAGTGCCGGGGAAGAGCTAGGCTGGAGAGGCTATATGCTGACACGGCTTACTGAGGCCCGCGTCCCGAAGCCTATTCTCATGAGCGGGCTGATCTGGGGCATATGGCATATCCCGGCGATTCTAATCGGCAGCTACTATTCCGGCCCTTCTCTGGCCTTATCGATCATATTGTTCATGGTAACCATCAGCTCATTTAACATCATTATTAGTCTATTGCGTTTAAGCACGGGGAGCATATGGCCGGCTGTTCTGCTCCACGCCTCATGGAATGCTATCATTCAGGACGCTTTCGACCGCTACACCAGCGGGAAGAATGCCTATCTCTGGACAGGTGAGTCGGGGATACTGGTGGCAGCTACGCTCGTAATTGCAGCGTGGTTCTTCTACAGAAGATCTGCATTCGTGAAGGATGCCCGATTGTAA
- a CDS encoding branched-chain amino acid ABC transporter permease: MTKINKKFWLGILVALAFYGFVKVLLTTGILSDVNQSMLLLIGVNIMLAVSLNLITGITGQFSIGHAGFMSVGAYTSAILTLDYNVPFIPAILAGGLLAAVFGVLIGMPTLRLNGDYLAIATLGFGEIIRIIMLNTEYVGGASGLSGIPAKTTWTMLFFFTLISVVLINNFIRSTHGRACIAIRENEIAAEAMGINTTRYKIIAFTIGALFAGMAGGLSAHTFYVITPGSFNFLKSFEIIVMVVLGGLGSTAGSIVGAVFVTLLYTYLREFPEWRMIIYSIVLILMMIFRPSGLLGVSKFSLGKFGKKEAKANDAIKSSGTP; this comes from the coding sequence GTGACAAAGATAAATAAAAAGTTCTGGCTGGGCATACTTGTCGCCCTTGCGTTCTATGGATTCGTAAAGGTTCTTTTAACAACGGGAATTCTTAGTGATGTGAATCAGTCTATGCTGCTGCTCATCGGGGTTAATATCATGCTGGCCGTGTCGCTGAACCTGATTACCGGGATTACCGGGCAGTTCTCCATTGGCCATGCCGGGTTCATGTCGGTGGGTGCGTATACCTCGGCGATTCTTACCCTTGACTACAATGTGCCGTTCATTCCTGCTATTCTTGCGGGCGGACTGCTGGCAGCGGTATTCGGTGTATTAATCGGGATGCCTACGCTCCGGCTTAACGGGGACTATCTTGCTATTGCTACGCTGGGGTTCGGTGAGATTATCCGCATCATTATGCTGAATACGGAATATGTCGGCGGAGCTTCAGGACTCAGCGGTATTCCGGCCAAAACCACCTGGACCATGCTCTTCTTCTTCACTCTGATCTCAGTCGTACTGATTAATAACTTCATTAGATCTACTCACGGCCGGGCCTGTATTGCGATCCGCGAGAATGAGATTGCCGCTGAGGCGATGGGGATTAATACGACACGTTACAAAATCATTGCCTTCACCATCGGGGCGCTGTTTGCCGGCATGGCGGGCGGCCTGTCGGCCCATACGTTCTACGTCATTACGCCGGGGAGCTTCAACTTCCTGAAGTCTTTTGAAATCATCGTCATGGTGGTTCTCGGGGGGCTGGGCAGTACGGCGGGCTCTATCGTGGGTGCGGTGTTCGTTACACTGCTATATACCTACTTACGTGAATTCCCGGAATGGCGCATGATTATCTACTCGATTGTGCTCATTCTGATGATGATTTTCCGTCCGAGCGGCCTGCTTGGCGTAAGCAAATTCTCACTAGGCAAGTTCGGCAAAAAGGAGGCGAAGGCAAATGACGCAATCAAGAGCAGCGGTACTCCTTGA
- a CDS encoding organic hydroperoxide resistance protein: MSTLKLKPLYTASAKVRGGREGSVESSDGALKHDLKIPKELGGPGGAGTNPEQLFAAGYGACYESALANIARKEGVKLQDVEITSNVLIGKDESDGGFKLAVKLDVKLPGIERSVAEDLAKKAHDFCPYSKATRGNIEVELNVL; encoded by the coding sequence ATGAGTACATTGAAACTTAAACCCCTATATACAGCTTCAGCCAAGGTTCGCGGAGGCCGTGAAGGTTCGGTAGAATCGTCCGACGGAGCGCTCAAGCATGATCTCAAAATTCCGAAGGAGCTTGGCGGTCCTGGCGGGGCAGGCACAAATCCGGAGCAGCTGTTCGCGGCGGGCTATGGTGCATGTTATGAGAGTGCCCTTGCTAATATTGCCCGTAAAGAAGGCGTAAAGCTGCAGGATGTCGAGATTACCTCGAATGTGCTGATCGGCAAGGACGAGAGCGACGGGGGCTTCAAGCTGGCCGTGAAGCTGGATGTGAAGCTGCCGGGTATCGAGCGCTCTGTGGCAGAGGATCTGGCTAAGAAAGCCCATGATTTCTGCCCGTACTCCAAGGCGACCCGCGGAAACATTGAGGTTGAGCTGAACGTTCTGTAA
- a CDS encoding CpaF family protein has protein sequence MNEEMFRALRSDIRAGLDVTSVIGNDELAAYIERIILEREQLRLLTAQEKHELVKKLFDSFRGLDILQPLVDNPAITEIMINSHEEIFIEEAGMIRRLPLAFESGSRLEDIIQIIVSGVNRVVNESSPIVDARLQDGSRVNIVLPPAALKGPALTIRKFPETPMTMAELVRREALSEEAAELLQILVAAKYNIFISGGTGSGKTTFLNALSQYIPPQERVITVEDSAELQIVTVPNLVSLETRNANTEGRGEITIRDLIRTSLRMRPNRIVVGEVRGAECLDMLQAMNTGHDGSLSTGHSNSALDMLSRLETMVLSAADLPVTVVRQQISSAIDIFVHLSRLRDRSRRVMEISEVAGIRSGEVTLNPLYEFRESGEQDGRVQGRLEFCGNPLLHTDKLRMAGIHDYPLKQYEGRSSTKEAVVP, from the coding sequence ATGAATGAAGAGATGTTCCGCGCCTTACGGAGCGACATCCGTGCAGGGCTGGATGTTACCTCGGTCATCGGGAATGATGAGCTGGCTGCTTACATCGAACGGATCATTCTGGAGCGGGAGCAATTACGCCTCCTGACTGCCCAGGAGAAGCACGAACTGGTGAAGAAGCTGTTCGACTCCTTCCGGGGGCTGGATATTCTTCAGCCGCTGGTGGACAATCCGGCGATCACCGAGATTATGATCAACAGCCATGAGGAGATCTTTATTGAGGAAGCGGGCATGATCCGCAGGCTGCCGCTGGCTTTTGAATCGGGGAGCAGGCTGGAGGATATCATTCAGATTATCGTCTCCGGCGTCAACCGTGTGGTTAATGAGTCCTCGCCGATAGTGGATGCGCGGCTGCAGGACGGTTCGCGTGTCAATATCGTACTGCCGCCTGCGGCGCTGAAGGGTCCGGCCCTGACCATCCGCAAATTCCCGGAGACACCGATGACGATGGCAGAGCTGGTGAGGCGTGAAGCGCTCTCGGAAGAAGCAGCAGAATTGCTGCAGATTCTGGTTGCTGCCAAATACAATATTTTCATCAGCGGCGGTACCGGATCAGGGAAGACAACCTTTCTGAACGCTCTATCGCAGTACATCCCGCCGCAGGAGCGTGTCATTACAGTGGAGGATTCGGCAGAGCTGCAGATCGTTACGGTTCCGAATCTGGTCTCTCTGGAGACCCGTAATGCCAATACGGAGGGGCGGGGGGAGATCACCATCCGCGACCTGATCCGCACCTCGCTGCGGATGCGGCCGAACCGTATTGTCGTCGGCGAGGTGCGGGGAGCTGAATGTCTGGATATGCTGCAGGCGATGAATACCGGTCATGACGGGAGCTTGTCAACGGGACATTCGAATAGTGCGCTGGACATGCTCAGCCGCCTGGAGACTATGGTGCTTAGCGCTGCTGATCTGCCGGTAACCGTCGTCCGTCAACAGATCAGCTCGGCGATCGATATATTCGTGCATCTGTCGCGGCTGCGTGACCGCTCACGCCGGGTGATGGAGATCAGTGAGGTTGCGGGTATCCGCAGCGGCGAAGTCACACTGAATCCACTATATGAATTTCGGGAGTCGGGCGAACAGGATGGCCGGGTGCAGGGGAGGCTTGAGTTCTGCGGCAACCCGCTTCTGCATACGGACAAGCTGCGGATGGCCGGAATCCATGATTATCCGCTCAAGCAGTATGAGGGGAGAAGCTCTACGAAGGAGGCGGTTGTACCTTGA